A genomic stretch from Coleofasciculus sp. FACHB-1120 includes:
- the smc gene encoding chromosome segregation protein SMC — protein MVYVKRVELSNFKSFGGTTSIPLLPGFTVVSGPNGSGKSNILDALLFCLGLASSKGMRAERLPDLVNHNQTHRGTVETSVTVTFDLSDVPDAFADEEEETHNGQGENPDDPTLEKVGDDPPLPPLKKRERIDNSEWSVTRKLRVTQQGTYTSNYYINGASCNLTELHEQMNRLRIYPEGYNVVLQGDVTGIISMNPRERREIIDELAGVATFDRKIVQAKNTLDSVKEREDSCRIVEAELVAQRDRLSQDRIKAEKYQKLRAELQQKEQWEVVLKWRSLQQQEQRLKEQIAAGDRTSVELTTQLTALYAQIQQATAELDQLNTQVKALGEEELLALQSVLATQEAERRAAQRQQRELETALGTTTANIEHEERSLQQHQQTLQQLTEEKHDVETRSLFSLRAARDEAQQILEQRREAASAIAAASEAWVQQQTALNRQIETLLQTVEPQRTEKAQLGERYANLERQIEEQSQLLQTIEPEITTKQSRLADFEIQINDYAQEIQSLAQSLAAAEHELQIQQETQKRLLQEQRDKQRQLDKLEAQAQAEQEAQGTFATKVILQSGLPGVCGLVAQLGRVEPRYQLALETAAGGRLGNLVVEDDGVAAAGIELLKQKRAGRITFLPLNKIQPPRFSQTAALSYANGFIDYAVNLIDCEARYRDIFAYVFGSTVVFENLNDARRYLGQHRIVTVDGELLESSGAMTGGSSNQRAGLHFGTADATESAEAAALRNRLQEIERILDRCGEVINSLTAKTKHLSQELTEAKAKRREQELQCEQLQKEIKNLIVQAEQARSLLSKNTQEFHTAESRLASLDAELPAQEAQLQQLRQALAELEQSQTSSEWQQIQATIKTGEQHLQEREKALRAAEQRLKDLENQQQRSQEKIQECHQRLQEYRTQQIEQQNQLTALSTQHSALSTQISQTQAGLKQQEEKLGEIKQQRDRAEQELRSRHLSQQQLEWQLQKLQETQQQHREALATVQPQLEAQQAELPDPLPEVPMLVNPGSTETEAIAFDSLTAQLEQLQKEMRAIAKRLQAMEPVNMLALEEYERTTTRLEELTQKLATLEAERTELLLRIENFTTLRRRAFQEAFDAVNQNFQSIFAELSDGDGYLQLDDSEDPFVGGLNLVAHPKGKPVQRLASMSGGEKSLTALSFIFALQRYRPSPFYAFDEVDMFLDGANVERLARMIKQQAMQAQFIVVSLRRPMIESSERTIGVTQARGAYTQVLGLKLQSQKESV, from the coding sequence ATGGTCTATGTCAAGCGAGTGGAACTCAGTAACTTCAAATCCTTCGGTGGCACCACCTCAATTCCGTTGCTGCCGGGGTTTACCGTGGTTTCTGGCCCTAATGGTTCGGGGAAGTCGAATATCCTGGATGCACTGCTGTTTTGCCTCGGACTTGCCAGTTCCAAGGGAATGCGGGCGGAACGCTTGCCGGATTTGGTGAATCACAACCAAACCCATCGCGGCACGGTAGAAACCAGCGTGACAGTGACGTTTGATTTGTCTGATGTACCGGATGCTTTCGCAGATGAGGAGGAGGAAACGCACAATGGGCAAGGAGAAAATCCTGACGATCCCACCCTGGAAAAAGTGGGTGACGATCCCCCCCTACCCCCCCTTAAAAAGAGGGAGAGAATTGATAACTCAGAATGGAGTGTGACGCGGAAACTGCGAGTCACTCAGCAAGGCACGTACACGTCGAATTACTACATCAACGGTGCATCCTGCAACCTCACCGAACTCCACGAACAAATGAACCGCCTGCGGATTTATCCAGAAGGCTACAATGTCGTGCTGCAAGGGGATGTCACCGGGATTATTTCGATGAACCCGCGAGAACGGCGGGAAATTATTGATGAATTGGCTGGAGTGGCGACCTTTGACCGAAAAATCGTGCAGGCGAAGAACACGCTAGATTCTGTTAAAGAGCGGGAAGATAGCTGTCGCATCGTCGAGGCGGAACTAGTTGCCCAACGCGATCGCTTATCTCAAGATCGCATCAAAGCTGAAAAATACCAAAAGCTTCGCGCCGAACTTCAGCAGAAAGAACAGTGGGAAGTCGTTCTAAAATGGCGCAGTCTTCAACAACAAGAGCAACGCCTCAAAGAGCAAATCGCGGCAGGCGATCGCACTTCCGTTGAGTTAACCACCCAACTAACTGCCCTCTACGCTCAAATCCAGCAAGCAACGGCAGAACTCGACCAACTGAATACCCAAGTGAAAGCGCTGGGGGAAGAAGAACTCCTGGCTTTGCAATCGGTTCTCGCCACTCAGGAAGCGGAACGGCGTGCGGCTCAACGCCAGCAGCGCGAGTTAGAAACAGCACTTGGGACGACGACAGCGAATATAGAACACGAAGAGCGAAGTCTTCAACAACACCAGCAAACGCTGCAACAGCTGACTGAGGAGAAACACGATGTAGAGACGCGATCGCTCTTTTCTCTACGTGCCGCACGGGATGAAGCGCAGCAAATTTTAGAGCAAAGACGGGAAGCCGCCAGTGCGATCGCTGCCGCCTCGGAAGCTTGGGTGCAGCAACAAACCGCCCTGAATCGCCAAATTGAAACTTTACTGCAAACGGTCGAACCGCAACGCACAGAGAAAGCGCAACTGGGAGAGCGTTATGCCAACTTGGAGCGGCAAATCGAGGAGCAAAGCCAGCTTTTACAAACAATTGAGCCAGAAATTACGACAAAACAGTCCCGTTTGGCTGATTTTGAAATCCAAATCAATGATTATGCCCAAGAAATCCAATCTTTAGCCCAATCTCTCGCAGCCGCCGAACACGAACTGCAAATCCAGCAAGAGACTCAGAAGCGACTGCTACAAGAGCAACGGGACAAACAGCGCCAACTCGATAAACTCGAAGCGCAAGCCCAAGCGGAGCAAGAAGCCCAAGGAACTTTCGCCACCAAAGTGATTTTGCAATCTGGATTACCCGGTGTTTGTGGCTTAGTCGCCCAGCTAGGGCGCGTGGAACCCCGCTATCAGCTGGCACTGGAAACCGCAGCCGGTGGGCGTCTGGGAAATCTGGTGGTAGAAGATGACGGCGTGGCAGCGGCGGGGATCGAACTGCTGAAACAAAAACGGGCAGGGCGGATCACGTTCTTACCCCTGAATAAGATTCAACCGCCGCGATTTTCCCAAACGGCGGCGCTGAGTTATGCCAATGGATTTATTGACTATGCGGTGAATTTGATTGACTGTGAGGCGCGGTATCGGGATATCTTCGCCTACGTCTTCGGCAGCACGGTTGTCTTTGAAAACCTCAATGATGCGCGTCGTTACTTGGGGCAGCACCGGATTGTTACCGTCGATGGGGAACTGTTGGAAAGCAGCGGGGCGATGACAGGTGGCAGTAGCAATCAACGTGCTGGGCTGCATTTTGGGACGGCTGACGCGACAGAATCAGCAGAAGCAGCGGCGTTGAGAAATCGCTTGCAAGAGATTGAGCGAATTTTAGATCGCTGTGGTGAGGTTATCAATTCTCTAACTGCAAAAACAAAGCATCTAAGTCAAGAATTGACAGAGGCGAAGGCGAAGCGGCGGGAACAGGAACTGCAATGCGAACAGTTGCAAAAAGAAATTAAGAATTTAATTGTCCAAGCGGAACAAGCGCGATCGCTTCTTTCTAAAAATACCCAAGAATTCCACACCGCTGAGTCTCGCTTAGCCTCTCTGGATGCGGAATTACCCGCGCAGGAAGCGCAACTGCAACAATTGCGGCAAGCTTTAGCAGAATTAGAACAATCTCAAACTTCTAGCGAATGGCAACAAATTCAGGCGACGATTAAAACCGGCGAACAACATCTGCAAGAACGGGAAAAAGCGCTTCGGGCTGCCGAGCAAAGATTAAAAGATTTGGAAAATCAGCAACAGCGATCGCAAGAAAAAATCCAAGAATGTCACCAGCGCTTGCAAGAATATCGTACACAACAGATAGAGCAACAAAATCAGTTAACCGCACTCAGCACTCAGCACTCAGCACTCAGCACTCAAATTTCCCAAACCCAAGCTGGATTGAAACAGCAAGAGGAGAAATTAGGGGAAATTAAACAACAACGCGATCGCGCCGAACAAGAATTGCGATCGCGTCATCTTTCCCAACAGCAGCTGGAATGGCAACTGCAAAAACTCCAAGAAACTCAACAACAGCATCGGGAAGCCTTAGCCACCGTGCAACCGCAACTAGAAGCACAACAGGCAGAATTACCCGATCCGCTGCCAGAAGTGCCCATGCTCGTCAATCCGGGTTCTACCGAGACAGAAGCGATCGCCTTTGACTCCTTAACCGCTCAACTCGAACAATTGCAAAAAGAAATGCGCGCGATCGCCAAACGCCTGCAAGCAATGGAACCCGTCAATATGCTGGCGTTAGAAGAATACGAACGTACCACCACCCGATTAGAGGAACTCACTCAGAAATTAGCAACATTAGAAGCAGAACGCACCGAATTGTTATTGCGAATTGAAAATTTCACCACCCTCCGACGCCGCGCCTTCCAAGAAGCCTTCGACGCAGTCAATCAAAACTTTCAGTCAATCTTTGCCGAACTTTCCGATGGCGATGGCTACTTACAACTCGACGATTCTGAAGATCCTTTCGTCGGAGGTTTAAACCTCGTTGCACACCCCAAAGGCAAACCAGTACAGCGGCTTGCTTCCATGTCCGGTGGCGAAAAATCCCTCACCGCTCTGAGTTTCATCTTTGCCCTGCAACGCTACCGTCCCTCGCCATTCTATGCTTTTGATGAAGTCGATATGTTTTTGGATGGGGCAAACGTAGAGCGATTAGCTAGAATGATTAAACAACAAGCGATGCAGGCGCAGTTTATTGTTGTGAGTCTCCGACGCCCTATGATTGAGTCATCTGAACGCACGATCGGCGTCACTCAGGCGCGAGGAGCTTACACCCAAGTTTTGGGACTAAAATTGCAGTCTCAAAAAGAGTCTGTATGA
- a CDS encoding PRC-barrel domain-containing protein — MTSEQIRQRSDILNTQVITRDTGKRVGVVKELLVDIDQRKVVALGLRDNLLSIAGMPRYMLLDSIRQMGDVILVEDDNVIEDIDVDAYSTLINSEVITETGELLGRVRSFKFDPDSGKVYSLIVASLGLPQIPDQMISTYELPIEEIVSSGPNRLIVFEGSEERLVQLTVGVLERLGIGRAPWEREDEEAYFQPTVASDKQLGTGIPIRTPTVTPLRTSTPVVDNRWDEDEWDEPEPEPIRKRQAESIYYEEDEEEDNWSEATTETRGVRYEDRPYADSEPYDDEEDYEEDAYEEKDVWEDAEEPEPYKAPRLNIPEKTKAPEYEDGTY, encoded by the coding sequence ATGACATCTGAACAAATCCGTCAACGCTCCGACATTTTAAATACCCAAGTCATCACCCGCGACACTGGTAAGCGCGTGGGTGTTGTCAAGGAGCTATTGGTAGACATCGATCAGCGCAAAGTTGTAGCGCTCGGTTTGCGAGACAACCTGCTCTCGATTGCGGGAATGCCCCGGTATATGCTCCTCGATAGCATCCGTCAGATGGGCGATGTGATCTTGGTTGAAGATGACAACGTTATTGAAGATATCGACGTTGATGCCTACAGCACCCTGATCAACAGCGAAGTGATTACGGAAACGGGCGAACTTCTGGGGAGAGTCCGGAGTTTCAAATTCGATCCTGACAGTGGCAAAGTTTACTCATTGATCGTTGCATCTTTGGGGCTGCCGCAAATTCCCGACCAGATGATCAGCACCTATGAGCTGCCGATTGAGGAAATTGTCAGCAGTGGCCCGAATCGATTAATTGTATTTGAAGGCTCCGAAGAGCGTCTCGTTCAGCTAACGGTGGGCGTTTTAGAGCGTCTGGGCATTGGCAGAGCGCCTTGGGAACGGGAAGACGAGGAAGCGTACTTCCAACCGACGGTTGCATCGGACAAGCAACTGGGAACGGGCATCCCCATTCGCACTCCGACCGTCACGCCACTTCGCACGTCTACCCCAGTCGTTGACAACCGCTGGGATGAGGACGAGTGGGACGAACCCGAACCAGAACCAATTCGGAAGCGCCAAGCCGAATCCATTTATTACGAAGAAGACGAGGAAGAGGATAACTGGAGCGAGGCAACTACCGAAACACGGGGCGTTCGCTATGAAGATCGACCCTATGCGGACTCTGAGCCATACGATGACGAAGAGGACTACGAAGAAGACGCATACGAAGAGAAAGATGTTTGGGAAGATGCTGAGGAGCCAGAGCCTTACAAAGCGCCCCGCCTAAACATTCCTGAAAAAACCAAAGCGCCAGAGTACGAAGACGGCACCTATTAA
- a CDS encoding sulfite exporter TauE/SafE family protein has protein sequence MLDLLLVMALGFLGSFGHCVGMCGPLTVAFSLSHQQNTASRWQQQLYFHGLLNLGRIVSYTLTGIGLGALGSLLIAGGQLAGIGSDLRRAIAIFTGLMLIWFGLAQIKPDFLPRLPIFHPLKEGIWHNRLNAAMVNLSLKSSQPPREVSASDRQNRPDLTPALLGLVWGLIPCGFLYAAQLKAAETGSLWKGAATMLAFGLGTLPMMLGVGVSASKLSADKRSQLFQLGGWVTLTIGILTLMRTGDTMVDYTGHAALLCLMLALIARPVSRFWAQLLHYRRALGVGAYVLSLAHIFHMVEHTLNWNFNAVFFMLPVHQWGMGAGAIALVLMTPAALTSFDRIQKSLGKRWRQIHLLGIPAFLLCVIHAVLIGSHYLGTLGGTWVNQLRVVLLGMVALGVLLVRVRWIWSLFSIEKLYAPPQSR, from the coding sequence ATGTTGGATTTGTTGCTAGTCATGGCTTTGGGATTTTTGGGGAGTTTTGGTCACTGTGTGGGAATGTGTGGCCCTCTCACCGTAGCGTTTTCCCTTTCCCATCAGCAAAATACTGCTTCCCGCTGGCAGCAGCAACTGTATTTTCACGGTCTATTAAATTTGGGGCGGATTGTCAGTTATACCCTCACGGGGATTGGCCTTGGGGCGCTGGGTTCTCTATTAATTGCCGGAGGGCAACTGGCTGGGATCGGCAGTGACTTGCGTCGCGCGATCGCCATTTTCACGGGACTGATGCTGATCTGGTTTGGCTTGGCGCAGATTAAACCAGATTTCCTGCCTCGGCTGCCGATTTTTCATCCCCTCAAGGAAGGCATTTGGCACAATCGTCTGAATGCGGCAATGGTCAATCTGTCGCTGAAATCGAGCCAGCCGCCCAGAGAGGTATCTGCAAGCGATCGCCAAAATCGCCCCGACTTAACACCGGCTTTATTGGGACTGGTTTGGGGGTTAATTCCCTGCGGATTCTTGTATGCGGCTCAACTCAAGGCAGCGGAAACGGGCAGTCTCTGGAAGGGAGCTGCAACCATGCTGGCTTTTGGGCTAGGAACGCTCCCGATGATGCTGGGCGTCGGAGTGTCGGCATCTAAATTAAGTGCTGACAAACGCAGCCAGTTGTTTCAATTGGGCGGTTGGGTGACGCTGACCATTGGTATCCTCACCCTGATGCGAACCGGCGACACAATGGTCGATTACACGGGACACGCAGCGTTACTTTGTTTAATGCTGGCGCTGATTGCCCGTCCGGTTAGCCGCTTCTGGGCACAATTGTTACATTACCGCCGCGCCTTGGGAGTGGGAGCTTATGTGCTGTCCCTAGCCCACATTTTTCACATGGTAGAGCATACACTAAACTGGAATTTCAACGCGGTGTTCTTTATGCTGCCAGTGCATCAATGGGGGATGGGCGCGGGAGCGATCGCTTTGGTGTTGATGACTCCAGCTGCACTGACCAGTTTTGACCGGATACAGAAATCCTTAGGCAAACGCTGGCGACAGATTCATCTGCTGGGCATTCCCGCGTTTCTCCTATGTGTAATTCATGCGGTGCTAATCGGTTCCCATTACCTTGGTACTTTAGGGGGAACTTGGGTGAATCAGCTGCGGGTAGTCCTACTGGGAATGGTGGCGTTGGGTGTATTGCTGGTGAGAGTTCGCTGGATTTGGTCACTTTTCTCAATTGAAAAATTATATGCCCCTCCCCAGTCTCGGTAA